A genomic window from Labrus bergylta chromosome 7, fLabBer1.1, whole genome shotgun sequence includes:
- the saal1 gene encoding protein saal1, with the protein MDSGRETERSSSPTGIQSLETDRNPSPPHDTNDGEDEEDLDAIGDTVYSKHWIFSTLTRLINMVTAHLESDSEGEMQLADDDEEDLCKVWDMAMDKDVAGLLQEFKATDILLGVIAKSRCPRLTEICVGILGNIACFPETCLTLSLHEDLGAVLLLLLGEPDPPTLLETSRLLLTCLSQKDVCSLWLQRIREETSVLFNLCFIMFCSTNTDLLEKVGELVEKLFDLDEELMKRWITAEPSKEEEKADGEGRQDVASCLLEAAKQLRSESPNGLEVYLHALQLLTTIDEGMQTFAAPDGPGKEVWDFVCDVVCDDLCQSNDLSVVLLEQKSILVQAFAVLQALYRCQDQWHNRSDASLPLIGAVLRVLQYHGETKNNDTNEEDTKDEQLQTLAEITAEFLADICAQIPKTTVADLVKEGHLTEKTWLTALGCLVHNYKTSFQHLQSMLSETDPRLADVVREQFPV; encoded by the exons ATGG ACTCTGGCAGGGAAACCGAAAGATCCTCATCTCCAACTGGAATACAGTCTCTTGAAACTGACAGAAACCCATCACCGCCCCACGACACAAACGACGGAGAGGACGAGGAAGATTTGGATGCCATTGGAGACACAGTTTATAGCAAGCACTGGATTTTCAGCACCCTGACTCGTCTCATCAAT ATGGTCACGGCACATTTGGAGTCGGACTCTGAGGGTGAGATGCAGCTcgctgatgatgatgaggaggatcTATGTAAAGTCTGGGATATGGCAATGGACAAG GATGTTGCAGGTCTTCTGCAGGAATTCAAAGCTACCGACATCCTTCTCGGGGTTATAGCCAAATCACGCTGTCCACGTCTCACA GAAATTTGTGTAGGAATTCTTGGGAATATTGCTTGCTTCCCGGAAACCTGTCTGACTCTTAGCCTGCATGAAGACTTGGG CGCTGTGCTGTTGCTTCTTCTTGGGGAACCAGATCCACCCACCCTTCTGGAAACAAGCAG GTTGCTGCTGACCTGTTTGTCTCAGAAAGATGTCTGTTCCCTGTGGCTTCAGCGAATACGAGAGGAGACGTCCGTGCTCTTCAACCTctgtttcatcatgttttgttcCACCAACA ctgACCTTCTGGAGAAGGTTGGAGAGCTGGTTGAAAAACTCTTTGACCTTGATGAAGAGCTGATGAAGAGATGGATCACAGCTGAGCCGagtaaggaggaggagaaggccGATGGTGAAGGCCGTCAGGATGTGGCCTCGTGTCTTCTTGAGGCAGCCAAGCAGCTGAG aTCAGAGAGTCCAAATGGCCTAGAGGTTTATCTTCATGCCCTCCAACTCCTGACCACCATAGACGAGGGCATGCAGACTTTTG CTGCCCCGGATGGACCAGGCAAAGAAGTGTGGGACTTTGTCTGTGATGTCGTATGCGACGACCTCTGCCAGTCAAATGATCTCTCGGTCGTCTTGCTGGAGCAGAAGAGCATTTTGGTTCAAGCGTTTGCTGTGTTGCAGGCACTTTACAGATGCCAGGATCAGTGGCATAACAGAAGTGATGCAA GTCTTCCTCTTATCGGAGCAGTTTTGAGGGTTCTTCAGTACCACGGTGAGACTAAAAATAACGACACCAATGAAGAAGACACAAAAGATGAACAGCTCCAGACGCTGGCAGAGATCACAGCCGAGTTTTTGGCTGACATCTGCGCTCAGATTCCAAAG aCAACTGTGGCAGATTTGGTGAAGGAAGGTCATCTTACAGAGAAGACTTGGCTCACAGCGCTGGGCTGTTTGGTTCACAACTACAAGACTTCT TTTCAGCACCTGCAGTCGATGCTGTCAGAGACTGATCCCCGACTGGCAGACGTTGTGAGGGAACAGTTTCCTGTGTGA